Within Chelatococcus sp. HY11, the genomic segment ACCGCAGCAACGAGAGCCGCGACACCCGTTCCAATCGCCGACGGCCACAGGGAAGGCTCCGCGTCGGCGAGAAAGTAGAGAATGATGCCGCAACCAAACGCGACGGGCAGCCACAGGAAGGCGCGCCGCCGCTCGGCCTCCAGAACAAGGAGATCCCGAGCGCCACCACGCGCCCCGCCGGTGACGAGACTATGCCATCCCGGCAGCAGGCCCCAGGCGGCAAGGCGTGATGGTCTGCCGTCATCGACGACGGTAATCGCGCGGCTCTTCTGGCGGGCCATGCGGGCGGAATACCCTGAATGACGGACCGGGTCGCGGCCAGGTTGCAATGGAGTGGTTCTGAAACGCGAAACGCAAAGAACGAACAATCACGTGATCGGCAGGCGAAAGCGCGCCGGGCTTGAAAGCGCCGGACCATGAAACATATTCCCGGAGACGCCGCACCAAATCGACCGCGACCAGCTGAGCCAAAAAGCAAACCGGTGAACGACGGCCTTTCGTGGCGGAAAGAGCTTCTTACCCCGGGCTGAGCATCATGCTAAACGACGCCCGACCGTGGACGGAAGCGACCTTGAACCGTCACGGCCATCGCTTTGGCACAAGAGAGCACATATCTGAGATGACCGGAACCGTCGTTACGCGTTTCGCGCCTTCGCCAACGGGCTTCCTTCATATTGGGGGCGCCCGCACGGCCCTGTTCAACTGGCTCTATGCCCGCCGGAATGGCGGCAAGATGCTGCTGAGAATCGAGGATACCGATCGCGAACGCTCCACGGAAGCGGCCATCGCCGCCATCCTCGACGGCCTGAGTTGGCTTGGGCTCGACTGGGATGGTGATGCCATTCACCAGTTCTCCCGCGCGGCGCGGCATCGCGAGGTCGCCGAGGAGCTGCTCGCGCGCGGACGCGCCTATTATTGCTATGCGACGCCTCAAGAGCTCGAAGCCATGCGCGAGGAGGCACGGCGTGAAGGGCGGCCGTTGCGTTATGACGGGCGTTGGCGTGATCGCCCGTCCTCGGAGGCGCCGGCCGGCGTGAAGCCGGTCATCCGTCTGCGCGCACCGACCGAAGGCGAGACGGTGATCGAGGATCAGGTGCAGGGTCGCGTCACGTGGCAGAACAAGGATCTGGACGATCTCGTTCTGCTGCGCTCCGACGGCACGCCGACCTACATGCTCGCGGTCATCGTGGATGATCATGACATGGGCGTCACCCACATTATCCGCGGTGACGACCATCTCACCAACGCCGCGCGGCAGAAGCAGATTTATGAGGCGCTCGGCTGGGACGTGCCCATCATGGCGCATATCCCCCTGATTCATGGTCCGGACGGCGCCAAGCTCTCGAAGCGTCACGGTGCTCTCGGCATCGACGCCTATCGCTCGATGGGCTATCTCCCGACGGCGTTGCGCAACTATCTTGTGCGCCTCGGCTGGAGCCATGGCGATCAGGAGATCTTTTCGACCGAGGAGATGATCGCGGCCTTTGATCTCGGCTCCATCGGGCGCTCTCCGGCCCGCTTCGACTTTGCGAAGCTGGAGAATCTCAACGGCCATTACATGCGCAGTGCCGACGACGAGATGCTGGTCCGGGCGCTGGAAGATATTCTGCCTGAACTCGGTCCGGCGCGTGGCCTCGGGCCAACCTTGCCGCCCAGTCTGCGTGAAAAGCTGCTCGCCGCGATGCCCGGCCTCAAGGAGCGTGCCAAGACTCTGGTCGAACTTCTTGACAGCGCTTCATTCCTCTACGCATCACGCCCCCTGGCCTGCGATGACAAGGCGACAGCCCTTCTCAACGCGGACGGCCGGGATCGGCTTGCTCTGGTGCTCCCTGCCCTTGAAGGGATCAATGACTGGAGCAACGAGACGACCGAGGCCGCAGTGAGAGCTACCGCGACCGAAGCCGGGTTGAAACTTGGCCAGCTAGCGCAACCGTTGCGTGCAGCCCTCACCGGCCGCGGCACCTCTCCCGGCCTGTTCGATGTCATGACAGTACTCGGACGTGATGAAAGTTTAGGCCGTATCCGCGATCAGCTGCCCTGAGCCATTCCGGCCGCTTGAACGATGGTCGTGGATGGGCTAGAGCATGTTCGGGGCGGGCTGGGATCTCGATGGATACTGGCATCAAGCCATTGATTCCGCGCGATTTCTTATCGCGCAGAGTCAATTGCAGATCCAAAATGGGCCGGCGACTCACCAAGGTGAGGCATGAACGGCTCGACTTTCATTGCCGTTGAGCTTTTTTGATTTTCATGGGCAAGGGCATGAGATTGAACGTGATCGTCGCATGACACGACCTTTCCTGCGCTAACTTTTTGGAATCAAACCCATTCCTGAGTTTGGGCAATTTCCTCAAGCTCATGCATGCGGTCTGGCTGTGACGGCTTCGCTGCGTTTGAGCAGAAGGATATATCCATGAGCGACAAGGCAATCACCTTGACTGTTGACGGAAAGGGCATCGACCTTCCGGTGAAGGATGGTACGATAGGCCCGAGCGTCGCCGATATCGGTGCCTTGTACAAGCATAGCGGGATGTTCACCTACGATCCGGGCTTCTCGTCTACGGCGAGTTGCGAATCCGCCATCACCTATATCGATGGCGACGAGGGGATTCTCCTCTACCGTGGCTTCCCGATCGAGCAGCTCGCCGAGCACGGCGACTTCCTGGAGACCTGTTATCTCCTGCTCTATGGGGAACTGCCGACGGCGAGCCAAAAGGCGGAATTCGACTATGTGGTGACCCGCCACACCATGGTTCACGATCAGATGAACCGCTTCTTCCAGGGCTTTCGCCGCGATGCGCATCCGATGGCCGTGATGGTGGCGTCTGTCGGTGCTCTTTCGGCCTTCTACCACGACTCGACCGATATCTCCGATCCGCAGCAGCGCATGATCGCGTCCATGCGGATGATCGCCAAGATGCCGACACTGGCCGCCATGGCCTATAAATACTCGGTCGGTCAGCCGTTCGTGTACCCGAAGAACGATCTCGATTACACGTCCAACTTCCTGCGCATGTGCTTCGGCGTGCCTTGCGAGGAATATGTGGTCAATCCGGTCCTGGCGCGCGCGCTTGACCGCATCTTCATCCTGCATGCCGACCATGAGCAGAACGCCTCGACTTCGACCGTTCGCCTCGCCGGCTCGTCGGGGGCCAATCCCTTCGCCTGCATCGCCGCCGGCATCGCTTGCCTGTGGGGGCCCGCCCATGGCGGCGCGAACGAAGCCGCCCTCAAGATGCTGGCCGAGATCGGCACGCCCGATCGCATCCCGCAGTTCATCGCCAAGGCCAAGGACAAGAACGATCCGTTCCGTCTCATGGGCTTCGGCCACCGCGTCTACAAGAACTACGATCCGCGCGCCAAGATCATGCAGCGCACGACGCACGAGGTGCTCAACGAGCTCGGGATCAAGGACGATCCGCTGCTCGACGTCGCGCTCGAACTGGAGCGCATCGCGCTGCATGACGAATACTTCATCGAGAAGAAGCTCTATCCCAACATCGATTTCTACTCGGGCATCACGCTGAAGGCGCTCGGCTTCCCGGTGTCGATGTTCACGGTGCTCTTCGCGCTGGCCCGCACCGTTGGCTGGATCGCCCAGTGGAAGGAAATGATCGAGGATCCGTCCCAGAAGATCGGCCGTCCGCGCCAGCTCTATATCGGCGCGCCCCAGCGCGACTACATGCCGATGGCGCAGCGTTCCTGAGTTTGGAACGCATTGACGACATGAAAAAGGGGCATTCAGGCCCCTTTTTTGTTGCTCGGCTCAGACACCGATCAAACTGGCAGTCGGCGCACGCGCAACTCATCGGTGATGACTTCGGCAGCCCTGTCGCTCGGTCGAGACGCGCCGATGCTCATGGCTGCTTCCACGCGATCGAACGCAGCGAGCTGGGCCGCGCGTTCCGGAGACGCCGACATCAGAGGCAGAAGCGCCCCCGCGAGGTTATCGACAGTGCAGTTCCATTGCAGGAATTCGGGCACGGCGGGCTCATCGAGAATGATATTGGGCAGGCTTGCGTGCTCGACGATGATGAAATGGCGCACTTGCACCTCAAGCCGCGAGACCTTGTAGGCTACAACTGTCGGGATACGTGCCAGGGCGAGTTCGAGCGTGACTGTTCCGGATGCGGCAAGTGCGGCAGTCGCGGAGCGGAACGCCGCATATTTGGCTTCCTCGCCACTGACGACCGTGGGTCTGATAGGCCAGGACGCGAGCCCCTGCTCGATCAGCGGCGCGACATGAGGCACCGCCGGCAGCACCCACTGCACATGGCCGCTGAGCCTCGCCGAAACGGCAGCCACCGTTTCGCCCAGGACGGGCATCAGGCGCGTAACCTCGGAGCGTCGGCTGCCCGGCAGAACGAGCACGGTCGGCGGCCGATCATTATAGGGCGGCTCGCTCCGCTCACCAGGCCCCGGACGCAGCGCGTCGAGACGCTCGATCAAGGGATGGCCGACGTAGGTGCAGGGCGGACCGCCGAGGCGGGCATGCGCGGCCGGCTCGAAAGGCAGCAGCGCCAGTACATGATCGACATAGGAGCGCATCTTGCGCGCCCTCCCGGGCCGCCACGCCCAGACGGTGGGACTGACATAATCCACCACCGGCAGATCGGGCAGGGCCGCCTTGACTCGCCGCGCGACACGGTGCGTGAAATCCGGGCTGTCAATGATGACGACCATATCAGGCCGTTGAGCGATAATGGCGTCCGCGGTCGTCTTGATGCGGTTGATCAAGGTCGGCAGCCGGGCAATGACCGCGGCGAAGCCCATGACCGCTATATCCGACATGGGGAAGAGGCTCTTCAGTCCCTCAGCCTCCATGGCCCGCCCACCGACACCTGTGAACGTGACGCCATCGGGCGCAAGACGCCGGCTGAGCGCCTGCATCAGCCTGGCCCCCAGCTGATCTCCGGATTCCTCTCCAGCGACCACGAATATCCGCGCGGGCATGCCTTCTCCTCGATCGTCGCACGCGTGCTTTTGCCGCCGACCACCGCCCTTGCGCGGCGGATGCTCACTTGGAATCGAGCGCGCCGGTCTATCTATTTGAACGGGCGCCGGATTTGTCCGAAATCCGCATCCGCTTATCGGCTCGATACTCTAGGCGGCTCCGTGCGGGAATCGACCCCGAGCAGGAACAGTCCGCGCCGATCCGCTTCCTGGACCGTGCGTTCAATCTCGACGATCAACGTCGTTTTCGCCCCAACCGCAATGCCTTGAAGGCCGGCTGCAGCCGCTCTTACCACGGTACGCGGACCGATGGTGGGAAGATCGACGCGAAGATCCTGGTCGCGCTTCGCTGTCTTCACCAATACCCCGCCATGGGTGGCGCGCAAGCGGGCTCCTCTGCGCAGCTTTTGCACACGCCGCAGCATGGCATCGGTGCCCTCAGGGCCTTCGATGGCGGCGACCCAATGCGCACAGATGACCGAGGCTTGGCCGACGTCGAAGGGAGAGAGGGAATCGAGCACGGCGAGGCCACGCGCAATGCTGGACCAGCTGTCGGAATCCGGCGCGACAGCGCCGAGTTGGCCTTGCGGAGCGAGCAGCTCCGGCGCGAGCTGATCAATGCCCGCAACTGCAAAGCCCTCTTCCTCGATGAGGCGCACGACGCCGCCCAAGAGACCATCGTCGCCAGACCCGAGGATGGCAGCAATTTCCTCACGATTGCGATAGGCGGACAGCGCACCCATGAAAGCAATCGGCTTCGGCCGCGTGACGGTGCCGATCAGGACAACTTCCGCCGGCTTCCAGGCCTTGAGTGCCGCAAGCGTCCGCTTGTAGTCGATGAGGTCAACAATCAGGTCGGCGCGCCGGGCAAGTGCCCGCTCCGCGAAGCCACGAAAAGCCAAGATCCTGACCGCCCTGCCCCGGCGTTCGAGGGCAGCCGCTAGCAAATCCGGTAACGCACCACCCCCGGCGAGAAGAACCACCGGTGCTCCGGCATCGTCGGCCTTGAGATCGGTCGGCGCCGGAGTTTCGCTCACGCCTCTCGCGGCGTGCATATAGCCCGCTTCCCGCCGACGCGGATGAAGTCCAGCACCTCCTGGACGACCGCGAGCTTGTCGAACTCCGCGGCGACATCCTCGACACGCTCCATCAGCGTGCCCTCCGCCGCGAAGAGAAGACGATAGGCGCGCCGGAGGCTATGAATATCCTCCCGCGAGAAGCCGCGACGCTGCAGTCCTACAATATTGAGGCCTGCGAGGTGAGCACGGTTGCCGAGCGCCATCCCATAAGGGATCACGTCATTCTCCACGCCGGACAGGCCGCCGACGAAGGCATGGGAGCCAACACGGGCAAACTGGATGATCGCCGCGCCACCGCCGACGATCACATAATCCCCGAGCGTCACATGCCCGGCGAGCATCACGTTGTTGGAGAGAACGACATGATCACCGACATGGCAGTCATGGCCGATATGAGAATTGGCGAGCAGCGCACAGTGGTTGCCGACGACGGTCTCGAGCCCGCCGCCCTCCGTGCCCGGATTGATGGTGACGCCCTCGCGGATCAGGCAGTCGCTGCCGATGGTCAGGCTCGACGCCTCGCCGCGAAATTTCAGATCCTGCGGCTGGTGGCCGATGGACGCGAACGGGAAGATGCGGGTTCTGGGACCAATCGTCGTGCGTCCGGCAACAACCGCATGGCTGACAAGCTCGCAGCCATCGCCAAGCACGGCCTCTGGACCCACCATGCAGAACGGACCAATCCGCACGCCCTCGCCAAGAGACGCGCCGCTCTCCACAATGGCGGTTGGATGAATATCGCCCATCACGTCACTCAACGACCAGCATGGCGCTGACTTCCGCCTCGCAGACGAGGACGCCGTCGACCTTCGCCTCGCCGCGGAACCACCACATGTTGCGGCGATTGTTGATTTTCTTCATGTGATACTCAACCGTGTCGCCCGGGCCGACAGGCCTACGGAACTTGGCCTTGTCGATGGTCATGAAGTAGACTTCCTTCGGCCGCGACTTCTGGGCAAGCTTGGACGCCACGCACAGGGCGCCGGCGGTCTGAGCCATTCCTTCGATCATGAAGACGCCGGGAAACATTGGCCGCGTGGGAAAATGCCCCGCGAACTGCGGCTCGTTATACGTGACGTTCTTGATGCCGATGCATGACTCATCACCCTTCATCTCGATGATCTTATCAACGAGAAGAAAGGGATAGCGATGCGGCAGATAGCTCAGAATCTGCAGGATATCCGCGGTTTCGAGCTTGTCCGGCCCATCGTTCATGAAAATCTTCTCCTCATCGGCGCCGGCAATTCAGACGCCATCGCCACCCCTGTCGCGCGGATCGCGATTGGACGCAAGCTTTTCGACGGACTTGATCTCCCGGAACCAGTCCCTCAACGGCTTGGCAGGAGTACCGCCCCAGCGAGATCCCGGCGGGACATCGCTTGCCACGTTGCTGGAGGCCGCGATCTGGGCGCCTGTGCCGATCGTGACATGGCCTATGACGCCAACTTGCCCCCCGAGCGCCACGAAGTCCTCGATCGTCGTGCTGCCGGAAATGCCGACCTGCGAGACGATGACGCAATGACGTCCGATAACCACGTTGTGGCCTATCTGGACGAGGTTGTCGATCTTGGTCCCCTCACCGATCACCGTGTCACGGCTGGCGCCACGGTCGATGGTGGTATTGGCGCCGATCTCGACATCATCCTGGATGATGACGCGCCCGATCTGGGGCACCTTCAGATGTCCCCTCGCCCCCATGGCGAAGCCGAACCCATCCTGCCCGATACGCACACCGCCGTGCAGGATCACCCGGTTGCCAATGAGCGCGTTGAGCACAGAGACGTTGGCGCCAATGCTCACATCGCGCCCGATCCGGCATTGCGGGCCGATCACGGCGTTGGCGCCGATGACACTGCCACTGCCGATCTCGACGTCCGGCCCGATAACCGCGCCCGGATCGACGATCACTCCCGGCTCCAGATGCGCGCCGGGATGCACGAAAGCCCCCGGTGAGATCCCCACCGCTGCGAAGGTCGACTGGGGACGCACGGCCGAGGGATAGAGGTTGGCCATCACCTGCGCGAAAACACGATAGGGATCCGGCGTCACGAGGGCGACGGTCGTCGCGGGAACCTTCGCGGCAAAACGCTTCGAGACGAAGCACGCAGCCGCATGGGTGGCCGTCAGCGCGTCGACATAGCGTGGATTGTCCATATAGGCGACGTCAGTCGGACCGGCCCATTCAAGCGACGCAGCGCCTGATATCCGCAAATCCGTTTCTATGCCTTCCGGCAGCGTGACGCCGACAGATGCAGCGAGTTCAGCCAAGGTCGGCTGCGCGATACGCGGAAAGAACACCGGATCTGTCATGAAACAGCGATATCTCGAATCGCGAAGGCGGCCTCATTTCTGAAGCCGCCTGTCGCCCTGTCCACAGGTTTAGAAGCTCGTGCCGCCGGAGAAGCGGAACTGCTGGGTCTGGTCGCCAGTCGCCTTCGACAGCACCCAGGCATAGTCGAAGCGCAGCGGGCCGAGTGGCGACTGCCACAGCAAGCTGGCGCCGACCGACGAGCGGATCGTCTTCTTGTCGAGCACGTTCACGCAAGTCGGCTGCGCTGTGTAGCTCGTGTAGGGCGTGCCTGGCGCGGGGCAATATTCCGGAACGCCATAGGGAGCGAAGTTGGTCGCGCCATCATAGCCGAACAGGGTACCCGCATCCGCGAAGACGGCGCCGCGCAGGCCGAGATCACGCGGCAAGCCCCAGATCGGGAACTGCACTTCGAGCGACCCACCGAAATAGGTCGTGCCGCCCAGCGCGTTGGCCGACGAGTCACCATTCATGTCACGCGGGCCGATACCGGAGGGCGCAAAACCACGAACCAGCGACGGGCCGAGGAAGAAGTTGTCGACGATGCGCAGGTCCTTGTCGCCAAACGCACGGACGTGACCACCCTGCACGCGGACCAAGCCGACGACGTCGTCGAACAGCTCGCGATAGTAACGCGCTTCCGCGGTGGCACGGATGAACTTGGAGTCGCCACCGAGACCCGCGACGTCAGGTTTGAACTCGACGTAGAGACCCGAGTGCGGGTTCCGGATATTGTCGAGCGTGTTGTAGGTGAAAGTCGCGCCAACCAGCGAGGTGATCGTCTTGCCGGCAGCTTCCTTGATCGCGACCGACGCCTCACCGTTGTAGATACAATCCGGATAAGGGCCGGTGAAGCCGTAGATCGGATACCAGCAGTCGTTGAACGGATCATCGTAGCTGTTCGGAACCTTGAGGTTCGACTGATACAGCGAGTAACGGAGCGTAACGGTCGTATCCTCGGTGATCGGCAGACCCAAACGAAGCTGACCGCCCGTCACGCGATTGGTGTAGCGCGAGTAGTTGGTGTTGTCCGTATATTTCGAGAACAGGTCGAAGCCGGCGGCCATACGCTGGCCGAGGAAGTAAGGCTCGGTGAACGAGAAGTCGACACCTTGCGCGCGTTGGCCCCAGGAGCCCGCGAGACGGACATACTGGCCGCGACCCAGGAAGTTCGATTCCGATACCGCGACTTCACCGATCAGACCGTCCGAGGTCGAGTAGCCACCCGACACGGAGAACTGGCCGGTCGCCTGATCCTCGACATCCACATTCACGATGACACGGTCAGGGCTTGAGCCCGGCTCGTTGGTGATGCGGACCGACTTGAAGTAGCCGAGATTGTTGAGACGGCGCAGAGCGCGATCAATCAACACCTTGTTGAAGGCGTCACCCTCGCCGATATCGAACTCGCGGCGCACAACGTAGTCGCGGGTACGCGAGTTGCCGCGGATATTGATCCGCTCGATATAAACGCGCGGGCCTTCCTCGACGACATAGTCGATGCCGATGGTATGCGAGTCGGGATCACGCACGCCCGCAGGACGGACCTGCGTAAAGGCATAGCCGCGACGGCCGAGCTCGGTCGTCAGCCGGTCGAGGGACTTTTCAACCGCCTCGGCGTTGTAGGTATCGCCCGCCGAAGTGGTGACGATGCCCTGCAGCTGCTCGGAGGACACGTCCGGAATCTGGGATTCGACACGAACGCCGCTGACCTTGTAGGGCTGGCCCTCTTCCACGGTGATGGTGACGATATAGCCACCCTTCGCCTCATCGAACTGGACGTCGGTCGAGACAATGCGGAAGTCGGCATAGCCGTTTTTGAGGTAGTAACGGCGGATCAGCTCCTCGTCCGAGGCGATCCTGTCGGGATCATAAACGTCGGAGGTCTTGAGAAACGACAGGAAGTTCATCTCCGTCGTCGTCATCAGGTTCCGCAGTCGCGATCCCGAATAGGCGTTATTGCCGACGAAGTTGATTTCCTTGACGCCCGTCTTGTCACCCTCGTCGATCGTGAAGACGACGTCAATGCGGCCATTGGGAAGATCGACCGTCCGCGCGGTGACCGAGGCAAGGCCGCGGCCGGACTGCTTGTAGATCTCGCGGATCCGGGCGATGTCAGCATCGACGGTCGCCTGGCTATAGGGCTGGCGCGCCTTCGTCTGCACCTCGGAGCCGAGGATATCCTTGTTGAGCTTCCTGTTGCCCTCGAACGCGACCCGATTGATGAGGTCGTTTTCGGAAACGGTCACGACGACGTCACTACCGCGACGCGAGACGCTCACGTTGGTGAACATCCCGGTCGCCATCAACTCGCGACGGATTTCAGCCGGCGAATTGGACGGGCTCGTGATGTAAGACCGAACTGTGTCAGCCTCGACCCTGCGATTGCCCTGAACGACAATCGCTTGAGCCAAAGCGCCTCCGGCAAAGACTGCCGTCAACGGAAGTGCCACCAGTCCAGAACGAAGCCCTTTTACCAAGTGCCGGCCTCTTTTGGTCGTCAGCGTCATCAGATGCCGCCTCATTGTTCTTTTCTCTGCCGGAAAACCGGCCATATCAATCCCATAGGCGAATAACGCTTCTACAGAGTTTACTCGTCCATGCAAACGTACAAACACCGTTAACAAACTTTTCCCCGGGGACCGTGACCTCAGGGTCACGTGCCCCTTTGACTGAGCGCGAGCCCAAGATGCGTAAGGTCATTCCACGTTACAAACAACATTAGCATGACAACGATGGCGAGACCGATCCTGAAACCTATCTCCTGCGCCGCCTCGCTCAAGGGCCGGCCGCGCAAGGCCTCGATGGCGTAGAAAAGTAAATGGCCACCATCCAGCATCGGGATGGGGACAAGATTGATGAGGCCGATCGAGACGGAAAGAATCGCGGCGAGATTGATGAGCGAGAAGATCCCGCCCATCGACGCGACCTTGCCGGAGACTTCCGCGATGCGGATAGGTCCCGACAGCTGATCAGTCGACTCGCGACCCGTGACGAGCTTGGCGACATAGTCATAGGTACGCGTGACGATGAACCAGGTCTCGCTGACACCGACGCCGACAGCCTCAATCAGGCCAAAGCGCTGGACGTGCCAGTTGGCAGGATCGTTCGACGCGGCCTGCAGCCCCAGCATGCCAAGACGCTGCTTGCCAAACGGCGTGGTGATCTCCCGGAGATCCGGGGTCGCCGTCAACCGTGTCTGACTGCCCGCCCGATCAACGAGGAAAGTGAGCTCCTCCTCCGCGCGGCCGCTGACAATCCGTTGCATGTCGTTGAACGACGTGATGGGCCGCCCATCAATGGAGAGAACGATGTCGCCGGCCTGAAAACCTGCGCGGGCGGCCGCGCTGTTCTCCTGAACAGCGGCCACCTTCGGCACAAGGACCTGACGACCGTTGAAATAGGCCGCGCCGCCGAAAATGGCGATCGCCAACAGGAAATTGGCGATCGGGCCAGCCGCGACGATGGCCGCCCTGCGGCCCACGGACTTATGGAAAAAACTGACCCGCCGCTCTTCCGGCGTCAGATTGTCGAGAACGTCCCTATCCGGCATGCTGGCCGCATTGGCGTCGCCCGCGAATTTCACATAGCCGCCCAAGGGAATGGCGGACAATTTCCAGCGCGTTCCGCGCCTGTCGGTCCAGCCGATCAGTTCCTTGCCAAAACCGATCGAGAAAGCCTGCACGCCGACACCGCACCAGCGCCCGACCAGGAAATGTCCCAGCTCATGGATGAACACCACGATAGTGAGAACGAACAGGAACGGCACGACATAGCCCACCAAAGATGTGGCCGTCGCGCCCATGGCGCCTAGAAATTCCATGAAGCAAGGTCTCTGATCATCAGGATGTCCACCAATGCGACATAGCCGCCATCCATAGTCTTGTCGGGCTCGCAGTCAAGCGCTAACGCCATCTACATCATAAAAACATCTGTAATATCAGTCTGTTCATGAATATTACTTATATTTGAACTTAGCGCGTTTGGA encodes:
- the lpxA gene encoding acyl-ACP--UDP-N-acetylglucosamine O-acyltransferase, which codes for MGDIHPTAIVESGASLGEGVRIGPFCMVGPEAVLGDGCELVSHAVVAGRTTIGPRTRIFPFASIGHQPQDLKFRGEASSLTIGSDCLIREGVTINPGTEGGGLETVVGNHCALLANSHIGHDCHVGDHVVLSNNVMLAGHVTLGDYVIVGGGAAIIQFARVGSHAFVGGLSGVENDVIPYGMALGNRAHLAGLNIVGLQRRGFSREDIHSLRRAYRLLFAAEGTLMERVEDVAAEFDKLAVVQEVLDFIRVGGKRAICTPREA
- the lpxI gene encoding UDP-2,3-diacylglucosamine diphosphatase LpxI (LpxI, functionally equivalent to LpxH, replaces it in LPS biosynthesis in a minority of bacteria.) — encoded protein: MSETPAPTDLKADDAGAPVVLLAGGGALPDLLAAALERRGRAVRILAFRGFAERALARRADLIVDLIDYKRTLAALKAWKPAEVVLIGTVTRPKPIAFMGALSAYRNREEIAAILGSGDDGLLGGVVRLIEEEGFAVAGIDQLAPELLAPQGQLGAVAPDSDSWSSIARGLAVLDSLSPFDVGQASVICAHWVAAIEGPEGTDAMLRRVQKLRRGARLRATHGGVLVKTAKRDQDLRVDLPTIGPRTVVRAAAAGLQGIAVGAKTTLIVEIERTVQEADRRGLFLLGVDSRTEPPRVSSR
- the gltX gene encoding glutamate--tRNA ligase, with protein sequence MTGTVVTRFAPSPTGFLHIGGARTALFNWLYARRNGGKMLLRIEDTDRERSTEAAIAAILDGLSWLGLDWDGDAIHQFSRAARHREVAEELLARGRAYYCYATPQELEAMREEARREGRPLRYDGRWRDRPSSEAPAGVKPVIRLRAPTEGETVIEDQVQGRVTWQNKDLDDLVLLRSDGTPTYMLAVIVDDHDMGVTHIIRGDDHLTNAARQKQIYEALGWDVPIMAHIPLIHGPDGAKLSKRHGALGIDAYRSMGYLPTALRNYLVRLGWSHGDQEIFSTEEMIAAFDLGSIGRSPARFDFAKLENLNGHYMRSADDEMLVRALEDILPELGPARGLGPTLPPSLREKLLAAMPGLKERAKTLVELLDSASFLYASRPLACDDKATALLNADGRDRLALVLPALEGINDWSNETTEAAVRATATEAGLKLGQLAQPLRAALTGRGTSPGLFDVMTVLGRDESLGRIRDQLP
- the lpxB gene encoding lipid-A-disaccharide synthase — translated: MPARIFVVAGEESGDQLGARLMQALSRRLAPDGVTFTGVGGRAMEAEGLKSLFPMSDIAVMGFAAVIARLPTLINRIKTTADAIIAQRPDMVVIIDSPDFTHRVARRVKAALPDLPVVDYVSPTVWAWRPGRARKMRSYVDHVLALLPFEPAAHARLGGPPCTYVGHPLIERLDALRPGPGERSEPPYNDRPPTVLVLPGSRRSEVTRLMPVLGETVAAVSARLSGHVQWVLPAVPHVAPLIEQGLASWPIRPTVVSGEEAKYAAFRSATAALAASGTVTLELALARIPTVVAYKVSRLEVQVRHFIIVEHASLPNIILDEPAVPEFLQWNCTVDNLAGALLPLMSASPERAAQLAAFDRVEAAMSIGASRPSDRAAEVITDELRVRRLPV
- the gltA gene encoding citrate synthase, yielding MSDKAITLTVDGKGIDLPVKDGTIGPSVADIGALYKHSGMFTYDPGFSSTASCESAITYIDGDEGILLYRGFPIEQLAEHGDFLETCYLLLYGELPTASQKAEFDYVVTRHTMVHDQMNRFFQGFRRDAHPMAVMVASVGALSAFYHDSTDISDPQQRMIASMRMIAKMPTLAAMAYKYSVGQPFVYPKNDLDYTSNFLRMCFGVPCEEYVVNPVLARALDRIFILHADHEQNASTSTVRLAGSSGANPFACIAAGIACLWGPAHGGANEAALKMLAEIGTPDRIPQFIAKAKDKNDPFRLMGFGHRVYKNYDPRAKIMQRTTHEVLNELGIKDDPLLDVALELERIALHDEYFIEKKLYPNIDFYSGITLKALGFPVSMFTVLFALARTVGWIAQWKEMIEDPSQKIGRPRQLYIGAPQRDYMPMAQRS
- the lpxD gene encoding UDP-3-O-(3-hydroxymyristoyl)glucosamine N-acyltransferase; translation: MTDPVFFPRIAQPTLAELAASVGVTLPEGIETDLRISGAASLEWAGPTDVAYMDNPRYVDALTATHAAACFVSKRFAAKVPATTVALVTPDPYRVFAQVMANLYPSAVRPQSTFAAVGISPGAFVHPGAHLEPGVIVDPGAVIGPDVEIGSGSVIGANAVIGPQCRIGRDVSIGANVSVLNALIGNRVILHGGVRIGQDGFGFAMGARGHLKVPQIGRVIIQDDVEIGANTTIDRGASRDTVIGEGTKIDNLVQIGHNVVIGRHCVIVSQVGISGSTTIEDFVALGGQVGVIGHVTIGTGAQIAASSNVASDVPPGSRWGGTPAKPLRDWFREIKSVEKLASNRDPRDRGGDGV
- the fabZ gene encoding 3-hydroxyacyl-ACP dehydratase FabZ; this encodes MNDGPDKLETADILQILSYLPHRYPFLLVDKIIEMKGDESCIGIKNVTYNEPQFAGHFPTRPMFPGVFMIEGMAQTAGALCVASKLAQKSRPKEVYFMTIDKAKFRRPVGPGDTVEYHMKKINNRRNMWWFRGEAKVDGVLVCEAEVSAMLVVE